tatagtgaaaagacacaactctaaaatgaacagatacaactttttgagtttaaaaaaaaaggaataaaaacaattttcttacaaaaaaatactaagcaaagtcgcaactgttgtttgtatttattcagattgttattcttatttttaaatattaaactatttttaacaaaaagttacgGTAAAAATAGTGGCAACCAtaatttctatattaagttgtattaaatttctctactgctataataatttctaaaattttagttagattatagaataatgctgaatattagatattaatatttaattatttagattcaacataaaatggaaaattttgtttcaacgaacttgttagttactgatgaagagacaaatataaagagagttcaaaagacatgactatttaaatagacacacctattagaccAAAAAGTtatgatgaaaatatataaataaaatatagtgaaaagacataactttacaatgaacagatacaatcgtttgaattaaaaaaaaatatatgaaaaggtGCTACAAAAAATCGCAAATGTTGTGTCTGCACTTGATTTCACCTAATAatccatataaactgcttttaaatagaagacatctttattaccatattaagaagtcaaatttaaaaacttattatataatTCATCTAACTCTTGAAAAAAACTCTAgttattttcatgaaatttttatatttaaaattaactaagacttgtaaattagattcgtcactccaaaaatcttttgttaaatcaagaattgaaggaatatttttacttttaaaagaatgaatgccagagaataatttagaaatgtgTAAATACTgttgatattgaaattttatattattttgtgtcatggcaaaaaatgaaaatagttcaaaaagacaaatatatctaGAGttcaaaaaatatgaatatatgaataaacacaactctacaatgaacaattttacaaaaaaaaattgttataatgaacaatcgcaactttttctaaaacacacaatttaatttttgtacagatttttttaaaaaatatccaaaaggtacggttgaaaaaacacaacttttgatGGCAttttcggattgctattatatatagacattaaatttttatatttaaaattaactaaaagttgtagattagattcatcattccaaaaatcttttgttaaatcaagaattggaagagtttctttacttttaaaagaaacaatgttagagaataatttagaaagctgtaaaaactgttgatattaaaattttgtattattttgtgtcatggaaaaaaaatgaaaacagttcaaacatatagatttcaaaagatacgaatattcaaataaacacaactctacaatgaacagttgcaaatttacaaaaaaaatcaatacaatgaacaatcgcaactttttgtaaaacatacaatttaaaattttttacagatttttttaaaaaattatccaaaaggtacgattgaaaaaacacaacttttagtGGAATTTATTCGGATTgggtttaaatatattgaaaattcaaatccaaaaactcactatgtaatccatctaactcttggaaaatcactctaggtattttcattaaactttatatttaaaattaactaaaagattaaattagattcatcattccaaaaaacttttgttaaatcaaaaattagaGGAACTTcttgactttaaaaaaaatgaatgctagaaaataatttagaaaaatgtataaactattgagattgaaattttagttgactttgtgtcatggcaaaaaaaaatgaaaacatttcagacagataaatatatatatatatatatatatatatatatttcaaaagatacgaatgttcTAATCAACACAACTTcacagtgaacagttgtaacttttcataaataaccgttttaatgatccatcacgactaatcagaaaatatccaaaatgtacgattgaaaaaacacaaatgttggtcgcatttatttggattgttattattatatagattttatatcacaactgatatatatgattgttctgTACATATTTATTGTTGGATGATTTTTAATCCGTACATAAGTATTgctgcattgtttttaattcgatttcaaataaaatttatctaaaacatttactatattacaattccaacaaaaaattgTATAACTAAAACCATTTCTCACCTAGACACACACACTATTGCTTTCACAAATGGACCCTACAACTATTTTGTCAATTgcaaatatatagtaaatgtATTACTTTCCTAAtaatcttttgaaaatgtactaaaactcaatttatctctttctttaatGGGGACAAAGTTTTAATTAAAGCTTTATAGTTGAAATTTCTGGTTTAATGTCGGTTTGATGTGAAGTCAAGAAGtgattgaatttgtttttctacGGTTTGCAGTGGTAAAAGAAACAGTTAGGGTCTGAATGGTGACTGTGGTCGGGGCGGCCAAATCCGTCAGCGGTTTAGTCCGCTTCAAAAATAGGGCGGACAATAGACCACTACGGACCAACTTTATTTATACACAAAAATAGATCGCAGTTGGTCTGCAACGGTTTTCTTTCTGTATTTTTTGGACCGCACCACTTCGAGTGAAGGATTTGTCTAGTCTGACCGAtgttaccattcaaacccttAGGGTGTTGGTAAAGTGAAGACTATTTTTTATCGCGGAAGAATAAATAGCCTTCAAGCCAATTCGAGtaagttgtttttctttttactttgacCATCCCGGAGATAAAATTTAACCATCCCTCTTTATGCTgtttttttgagagatttgagattaTTTGTCACACAGCTGAAAATGTTTGATAAGGAAAAGATTTGTAATTGcgtttgagagatttgagaCCAGGGTAAGCCAGTTGTTAACATTTGAGTGCATTGTCTCATCAAAATCTTATTTGTTTACTCATATCTCTGTCGTTCTTTGATGTATCCTGAGTTGTAAATGTTGTAATAAAACCGAAATTGAAGTTTCTCTTCTCTAACACCCGGATACTAATAACATCATTTTCAATCGTttccaattatttttatatgagaAAATTTGTAATCATGTTTTTAACGTGTAGTTTTGTAAAATGTAAACATTATTGGAGTGTAGAAGAGGAGTGTGGCTTTTTATAAAGTTCCAGACTTCCAGTGAGTGAGCGAGCCACGTGTCATCTGGAGAGTGTTCCAAGTGAGCACTATGTGCCACGTCAGTATTTTTAGAGGCTCTAAATAAATAACGGTTTGAAGAGATTTACGCCACTAGATATGCTAAAATCCaggtttaaacttttaaaattctttctgAGGATTCTTTGAGAGGATTGCAACATTGTTGCATATTGGCAGGCCTTTTCACATACTGACGCAACATATCACATGAAAGAACAGAGTCCGATCAGTTCAGGTAATGACTTGTCTTGCACAACTCGTTAttgttgttaatatatattatcttcaCTTGGTTAAGTTTGTACCTGTTTGGAAATCCAGATTCTTGATTATGTCTCCCGAGTCCACCAGGTTGTATAGTATTCCAGGGGCATCTAGTAGACCAATGAGAATTTGTTTGACTATGGAGTATGTGTGGATCTCCTTTTAAAAGATGCAGCTATCATCTTTGGGGAACTAATTAGGGGAACTTCTTTTGGTAGTGTTAACACCTTCATTCTCCTCGTGTGTTGTCCCACTTTACCATTGAAATAATCTGTTTTCAATTTGTGAATAATATGCATGGACTGAACTGGTAAACGCATGTATGTCATTGCCTGCAAGCAAAAGGCTTTGAGTTTGGAAGTGGATTTGCAGGTTCTATTTCACTTGTTTGAACTAATTTAATGCTCTCGTGATCACAAAGTAAAGATGTATGTAATGATTCTGCAGGTTCCTGACAGGTAATGAGCACAAGAACAAAATTCTTTACCGACGATGTATATAAAAGAGTATTGACAAAAACAATCTGTTCTGGTGGAATAACGACGAGGGATTTCAAATGGTGAGATAACAAACATGAGAATAACATCAAGCCAACATCAACAATTGGAGGAAGTTGTTGTTTGATCACCTCTGAGATAATTGAAAACCCTCTTTATGCAGTTTGCTTGAGGAAACTGGTGAAAATGGACTGTTGAAGGAAAAGGCATAGATAAGACTGTAGGTGGTGGTAACTGTGGCAGAAGACATACAGAGATTGCATCAGAAAACATTCAGATTCCGTAGGTGCAGGCACCCGCTCTTAAAGCTACAAGGTACCGTACATTATTGGCACATGCTTTATTGCTTGACCATGTGATTCACCCCCAACATTGTGGTTGACTGTTAGATTGTTATGCTGACATACATAATTTGAAATGAGAGGAAGATGCAGTGCTGGTCGAAATCTAATGGCGCCTTCCCTGCAGTAACTCTATGGATCTCTTTTCAATATACATTCTATATTTGGGTAGCTTTTGGATGCCCCAAAAGTTTTAAATAGTTTGTGGGTTGTGTTTTTGGTCCAATATTTGCAAGATTTAGCGGTGTGCTTGTAAGATATAGAGAAAAGaccaataaatatatttgcaaCATACCAGCTCGGCTTAGTAGTACAAGTTAAGAGGTGAATGGGTAATGATGACTTCTANCTAAGTCCCTAACATTGTGGTTGACTGCTAGATTGTTATGCTGACAGGGGGATacataaatttgaaatgagAGGAAGATGCAGTGCTGGTCAAAACCTAATGACTCCTTCCCTGCAGTAACTCTATGAATCTCTTTTTTAATACACATTTTGCACAGCTTAAGGTTAAACGACAAATCAAAGAGTTTGTTATGAGTAAACGTCTTCTGATATGTTTCAACTTTGGATGTCCCAGCAAAACGCAAGTTTAGCTGCGGTCTTAAATAATTTGTGGGTTGTGTTTTTGGTCCAATATTTGCAAGATTAAGCGGTGTATTTGTAAGATATAGAGAAAAgaccaattaatatatttgcAACATACCAGCTTGGCTTAGTAGTACAAGTTAAGAGGTGAATGGGTAATGATGACTTCTAGTTGTTGTACAATTTGTAACTTAGGTGAAATAGAAAGGACTCGGAGCAGGGGAGCTTTGAACATGAGAGACACTTTTGTCATTGAATTATAGAAATGCTTGAAATTTTTAGACACACTTCTTCTTTCGATCATAAAACTTAGTGTTTAAAAGCAAGCAAGGAACACTAGAATACCACATCTAGTTTAGTCacctccttttcttttgttgcaacCAGCAGGTAACTCGATTTGGACCAAACTTGGAACGTAATTAAAAATAACACTTATTTGTTAGACATATGCGGTACGAGACATGTTTAGACcataataatacttaaaaaaaaaactgtgtttaaagcaagcaagcaagaaaCACTACAAGACCACATCTTGTAGAGGTTGTTTTTAGTCTCCAGCAGGTAGCTAGATTTGGACCAAACTTGGAACGTAATTAAGAGGAAATGGCCGAGGTTCTGTATATGTAGTCGGATCAAAAGCAAATTCACTGACTTGATTATCCTCGCCGAGAATGTATATCTTATCGATGCAGAGGCTGTAGTCGTCGTGATCCATCAATCTCTCACAACAGAGGGCCACTTTCTTATCCTCGTCAAGCACAAACGTTACCAGCCCAGTAATTTGAAGATGAGGGCTCAAATCAAATGCTAAGACCTTGTTCCAGGACACCGCTTTGGTGGAGTCATCATCAATCTTACTTGTCACCCATATCTCAGCCTTGGATGTATCATCGGGCTGTAAAAACACGGAAAGTTTCTCGTCCCTAACAGCAGAAAGTCTCAAAATTTCGCACCTTGGACGCTGATAGGGAAGACGCACAAACAGAGATGATTTCTCAGTAGAGAAATCAAATTTGAGCAATGACAAGCCAAGTTGCGGTTTAGATTTCTCCTTAGCAAAAAAGTAAGTATTTCCCTTCAAAGACACGATGTCTTCAGAGAACATACCGCCCCAGCCTGGTGGAGTGAGATCACCATCAGGAATCCTCCTCCACGAATCAGAGGAGCTAAGGTCGTAGATTTCTGCATCTTTGCCACCAGGACTAAAGCACAAAATTTTGTAGCTTCTTTGATTGCAGGaggacttgttgttgttgtacccGAGAACAAATGTTATGAATGGCTTCCAACGATTGTGGGCTTCGATCCACCTGGTTTGACCAGTAAACGGGTTCCAAACCACAATTTCATAATGGGATGTGGGGAAATCGCGGACGCATAACAATAAGCCGTCGCAGTGAAAGACGTTGGTCTCAAGCAACGGCTTAGAGGGATCAGCTGGTAGGCTAAGCTCTCTTTTTACCTCTACAGATGGAAGATTGATAATGCTCAACGGACAAATCGTCTGCTTCTCTGTCATNATCTCTCACAACAGAGGGCCACTTTCTTATCCTCGTCAAGCACAAACGTTACCAGCCCAGTAATTTGAAGATGAGGGCTCAAATCAAATGCTAAGACCTTGTTCCAGGACACCGCTTTGGTGGAGTCATCATCAATCTTACTTGTCACCCATATCTCAGCCTTGGATGTATCATCGGGCTGTAAAAACACGGAAAGTTTCTCGTCCCTAACAGCAGAAAGTCTCAAAATTTCGCACCTTGGACGCTGATAGGGAAGACGCACAAACAGAGATGATTTCTCAGTAGAGAAATCAAATTTGAGCAATGACAAGCCAAGTTGCGGTTTAGATTTCTCCTTAGCAAAAAAGTAAGTATTTCCCTTCAAAGACACGATGTCTTCAGAGAACATACCGCCCCAGCCTGGTGGAGTGAGATCACCATCAGGAATCCTCCTCCACGAATCAGAGGAGCTAAGGTCGTAGATTTCTGCATCTTTGCCACCAGGACTAAAGCACAAAATTTTGTAGCTTCTTTGATTGCAGGaggacttgttgttgttgtacccGAGAACAAATGTTATGAATGGCTTCCAACGATTGTGGGCTTCGATCCACCTGGTTTGACCAGTAAACGGGTTCCAAACCACAATTTCATAATGGGATGTGGGGAAATCGCGGACGCATAACAATAAGCCGTCGCAGTGAAAGACGTTGGTCTCAAGCAACGGCTTAGAGGGATCAGCTGGTAGGCTAAGCTCTCTTTTTACCTCTACAGATGGAAGATTGATAATGCTCAACGGACAAATCGTCTGCTTCTCTGTCATGATGAGAAATAGAAACTCCTTTGGGGCTTTATCCCGGTGCTCACTCGCGAATTTCCTATCTTCTTTGAACAAACGGTTCCATCGTTTGCAAGTACTTCGTAACCGTTTCAGGGATGTGGCCGGAACGCGATAGAGTATCTCATCTACCAAATCGTTAGGAAGCTCCACCGGTCTCGCCATTGATCTCAGTCTTAGCTGCTGTAAACAATCTAGGTTTGTGCTCTTTCTTTTTAAGGGCTTGTTTGAATTTTAGTACGTTACTTCGGTCTTAGATATAGTGCTAGAAAAGAAGGTAGCTGAGTGAGAGAAAGGTTGCTGAGTGAGAGAAAAGAAAGTGGATGGGTGACTGAGAGCTAGAGGGGAACGTAGAAGTGAGAAAGAGGAAAGTGGGTGGCTGACTGAGAGATAGAGGGGAACGTCGGGTCAGCAGcaaatttttcttgtttttctctcttatttcttatttcatctacatatctttatttttttctttaattttactGTTACACCTCCTATATCTAAACCTGAAATAcactaatataaattaattttattttaaaaaaaatttcaaatacataaaaatctatagttttttaataatttgttatgcattttgttttattgttttaaatatattttatatcacaaCTGATGTATATGATTATTCTGtacatatttattgttatatagtttttaatcCGTACATATTTATTGTTGGTTCAGAATAATCATATACAACAATAAGCATGTATGAATTAAAAATCATCCAGCGATAAATATGTAcaaaataatcatatacatcagttgtgatataaaataataaaaatgcatcctactatattaattgagaagtacaaatatgaaactaaccttaaaacgtgtagaaaattacattcaattgctattagaaaaaattaattaagcttaattaactaatttaaataaatataattaattaaaaaataaaataaaaactcaaaatctaaaaaaatattttctttctatattaaattatggacgaaattaataactatttttaaaaaaatatataaaccaatcagaattttaaaaaataagattttatatccaagtatacaatacaattatttttaataactaaatttaaagattttgttaagatttcaaattatgattctcctatcatctttattttattttatttacaaattgtttggaattttcatataatacttataattaataaaatgcatattttctgcatatgttgtgatttgaattttttaaaacgaagatattttactcaatgtatgaaaatatgtgttttaatttccatatTGGCGGgttagtaaaactaaatttatatagatgataaattaataatttttatttgctcaaaattataatattaaaattactattttatatttcacaaaataatgatgcaaatacaacaaacaaaaaatataaaactgtaataatacgccaaaaataaaatactataatattttaaaataattagtattcaaatagactaataaatttacataaaaattaaaaataaatattatctcaaacaaaagaacttttaaaaaaaataaaataataatttttattattatattataatttttaataaaaatattgacccgtgcttaaagcacgggatatctcctagtataaattataaagaaaaaagatagatttttttttgtatctgaaaaATTGGTATGaaactaatttatattatctaatattagactaactatataaaataaataaaaagattaaattttttttctctctctcacccaCACACTATTGTTTTCCCTCTCTCACataattttctctctctcacctaTACACTCACACACTAATGCTTTCACAAATGGACCCTACAACTATTTTGCTAATTGCAAATAGTAAATGTATtacttttctaataatattttgataatgTACTAAaactcaacttatttatttctttaatggggacaaaattttaattaaagcTTGATGGTTGGAATTTCTGGTTTAATGTTGGTTTGATATGAAGTCAAGAAGTGATTGAATTTGTTATTATGCGGTTTGCAGTTGTTAAAGGGAAAGTTAGGGTCTGAATGGTGACTGCGGTCGGGGCGGCCAAATCCATCAGCGATTTAGTCCGCTCTAAAAATAGAGCGGACAACAGACCGCTGCGGACCAACTTTACTTGTACAGAAAAATAGATCGCTGTTGGTTTGTAGcggttttctttttgtatttattgGACCGCACCATTGCCGACTAAACTTgtgaatagtaaataaaaagcgCTCTAATCCGCTGACAGATTTGTCTGCCCTGATCGCTGTCACTATTCAAACCCTTAGGGTGTTGGTAAAGTGAAGACTCATTTTTACCGAAGGAGAAGAAATAGCCTTCAAGCCAATTCAAGTaagttgttttttcttgtttttttgacCATCCCGGAGATAAAATTTTACCACCCCTTTttatgctgtttttttttttaacatcttactttattttattaattgaatCAGAGATTACATAATTGTTTGTAAGGAATACAGATACAACCAAAACGTGATTAAACTTAAGATGAAGAAAATCCAACCGAACAAGTGAAGTAGCCGTTGCTTTCTTTTGTAAGCCTTGCACGCTAatagattattaaatatattatcttccttctttgtcttcttcttcaatccgaTATGATTGTTTCCTTTGGCTATCGTTCTTTTGACGAAATTCCATTTAACTTTAAAACGATCAATGGTAACGATCTATCTGTTACATCGCTTCCCAACAAAACATCTCAAGGAGATgacatttttcttggtta
The Camelina sativa cultivar DH55 chromosome 15, Cs, whole genome shotgun sequence DNA segment above includes these coding regions:
- the LOC104746206 gene encoding F-box protein ETP1-like, encoding MARPVELPNDLVDEILYRVPATSLKRLRSTCKRWNRLFKEDRKFASEHRDKAPKEFLFLIMTEKQTICPLSIINLPSVEVKRELSLPADPSKPLLETNVFHCDGLLLCVRDFPTSHYEIVVWNPFTGQTRWIEAHNRWKPFITFVLGYNNNKSSCNQRSYKILCFSPGGKDAEIYDLSSSDSWRRIPDGDLTPPGWGGMFSEDIVSLKGNTYFFAKEKSKPQLGLSLLKFDFSTEKSSLFVRLPYQRPRCEILRLSAVRDEKLSVFLQPDDTSKAEIWVTSKIDDDSTKAVSWNKVLAFDLSPHLQITGLVTFVLDEDKKVALCCERLMDHDDYSLCIDKIYILGEDNQVSEFAFDPTTYTEPRPFPLNYVPSLVQI